The Sminthopsis crassicaudata isolate SCR6 chromosome 5, ASM4859323v1, whole genome shotgun sequence genome contains the following window.
GGGAATAGGTCCATAGGTTTCTCCAAACTGCCAAAGGGGATCataccaggggaaaaaaaaaattaagagtccTGCTCTATACCATGAAATACTATGGCAGAGGAGGtagcaaaagaattggaaatgctGTTTGGGTTTTATATCTAGCTGTGAGTGTACTTAAAATGGATCTAGGGGTGTATTTGGTTTCTTTACCATTGTATCTATGTCTGTGTGAACCTTTGTCTCTATGGAAGAGACTCTCACATCCCTGGAAGGCTGTCAGATTGTATACTGTTGCAGTCTATTTTCTTGGGCAGCTGTTGGTGCATCAGTGTGTGTTTTTATATTGTCTCACCCTCCCAGATCAATTTTGGCCCCAGTTTCCTTCAGACATTCCTGAGTTGTTCCCAAGCCCTCCGCGAGAGGACCATGAGAAGCGTTCTGGAGACTCCTCACGGTCACAGGTACAAGCAAGAGATACCGAGTCAGAGAAACCTTTATCCTGGACGATGAGGGAAACTTGGGAATCTGTGGGAACAAGGACAAGAATGGCCAGGAACCGTGGGAAGTTGGCTCCCTGAATCTTGGGTATTAAGGGCAAATGATAGGATATGGAGTTTCATCTCTGCCCCTTTCCTTACAGTTGGAAGTTACCCCCTTGGGAGGTCAAGGCCTATTACTCCACTTCTGATAATGTGGCTGTTTTTCCTGCTGGATTCCTACAGCCCCCATTTTTCTGCCCTGATTATCCAAGGTACGGAGGCATTTGGCTGGGAGAGGGAGGTAAAGGGAAGGTTCTTGGGAAGGATAAGAGTctttgaggaagaggaagaggggaaggaagtcTTTGAGAGAGGAGGGAACGTTGTATAGACACAGGTCTCATGCTGGGGTCTGGAGCCAATGGGAAGATTAAGAGTAGAGCATTTGGAGTAGGTCAGTAGGTGAGATCCCTCTTTCTCCCTGACCATGCCCCCTCTCTCTTAGTGCTGTGAACTTTGGAGCTGCAGGCAGTATGATGGCCCATGAATTAATGCACATCTTCAACCAGTACTGTGGGTAACGGATGGGTACAAGAGGGAGGATGGAAGCTTCGGGTATGAATTTGGGCTTTCAAAAGAATGGAAGGGCATTAAGCATGTGAAGGAGTGATTGAACACTGATTAGTCCAACATGCTGAATAATATTTATGTCAGAGGGGTGAAGGTTGCTAGGAGAGTTTGTCACACTCCCCTTTTGTcccgtcccccccccccaaatatccTGAGTAAGGCGATATCTATTTTAACTGTAGGAAGGAAAATGTTGTATATGAGccgggggtggggaggagatcagtcaaaaaaaatttattacctACTATTTGCTGGGCACCTTATTAAatatagggatacaaagaaaggcagaagatagCCTCTTCTCTCTCTTACAGTCTATAAAAGAGGGGCTATTATGTCTTGGAGAGCAATTGTTAGAAAAGAAGCACTCAAAGGCAGAAGGTGACAGTTCAACCTTGGATGGGAGAGAAAATAATCTAATTTGGGGACAAGTCAAGACAGGGTACCACATGGTGATTAGAGATACAATACCAGGAGGAGAGTCTGCATAATGACAAGGTTATCATGGAGAAGCAGCCTGGCCAATCTCAGGACAAAGGCTAATCCCCTGAGGAAAACTGTCCTTTGTCAGTACCTTGTGGCAAGTCTCCATTTTCCCAGGACTAGTTACAGATCTGGTTCCAGGAGTTGTCCAGATCAGAACTTCTACCTGCTCCCTTCCTTTTCAGACACACTTATCAAGGTTTTCCTATACTTACCACAGTGGTCCCAGGGGGCTGCCCAGCCTGTGACGTTTCTGCCCTGCACCGGGAGCTGCTCTGCTTGCAGCAGCACTACGAGTCCTTGTCACTGCCAGCAGGGAGCACATTCAATAGCTCCCACACCCTTTGGAAGAATGCTGCTGATATAGGTGCAGTGGTCATTGCAATGCAGGTAATTGTGCTCTCCTGCCTGAGAAGGAAACTCCAGCAAGATTCCAGAGATACACATCtcgagctggaagggacttcagaagctaTCTAGTCTAATCTcctctttttcagatgaggaaactgagactcaggaagTTTGATTGACTTCCCCAACATCACCCAATTTCAAAGGAGGATTTGAACCTAAGTGCTCTGACTCAAGAGCTTGCTCTCTTTCCAATATACTTCATGGCCCTCAAATTCTTATCTCcccaaaagaaaattctttggaCCTGCCAAGGGACACTATGTCTACAAAACCCTTCTTTTACTACGACCTTCCTACTCCCAATGAGCGAAATGCCCTCTTGAGCAATTCTTGTTTTCCACTAAACATCTAGGTCCCCCCAACCCTCCACTGATCCCTTCCTGTCCCTAATTCTCCATTTCCAATCTAACCcatctattttgatcttatcattGCCTCAACTTCTACTCTCTCTGGGGTAGGGGACAGGAGGAAGGGTAAGAGCAGAACCTAAAATAAAGAAACTGTGGTGTAGAATAACCTAAAACAGAGAATTTATGGGTTGTACTGCATGTAGAATGAAAGTAAAAGAGGCCAGGCAGAATTCAAGTGCCATTTCACAAGGTGCATACAGGCTGAGGTATGTAGTCAAAAGCtcactgggtctggagtctgaGAGTTTAATTTTAGCTGCTTAATTTACTTAAAAATGGTATTAATTTCTGTTCctcctaataatttttaaatcagtaTCTTAGCTAAACGTCTAGCTAGCATATGCAATatacagatgacacaaagctggggTAACTAATACTAGCTGGGAACCAAAAATCTCTCCACAAGGGATAAgaccaataaaacaaaattcaataagAACAAATACTGCATCTTCCATCTGGATTCATAAAAACCTACTTCCCAAATACAAGGATGTTGAGGAAGCATGGTTAGAAAGTGATGAATCAGCAGGGTGCTAGGGTGAATGTGATTTGGGGAGTGTGTGATGCCTAGGGCTCTAAGGACTATATTCTGGTCAAACTAAACTGGTAGTGTGGCGTTAAGAGCCGGGTgccaaatttttaaaggaaaggccAAACTGGAGAGGATGGTTAAGAGCTGTCAGATCATCACATGATCATCATGATCACCAATTGAAAGAACAGTAATCCTGAAGAGAAGATTCAGGGGAACATGGCAGTTGTTTCCATGAACTTGAAGAGCCAtcacatgaaaatgaaaattgcaCTTTTTCTGCTTGTGCACATTGGGTAGAGCTAGTAAGGAGGATGGGGGAAAGGCACAACTGAGCAATGCTAGGTCTTATGTGAGGAACAACTTCTTATTAAGAATCCCCAAGGCAGAGGAGGGTGACTTGGGAGGTCAATGGAATTCTTTAAGCAAAATCTAGTTTGGCCATTAGTCCTGTATATTGTAGAAAGGGTGATCTTGTTTAAGTATGAcctagatggcttctgagttcCCTTCTATCTCTGAGGCTCTCCACCTCTAAATCTCATGATACTATTTTTCTCTCCACCATCCACACCATCCTCAGGCGTACAAGAATTGGCAGCAGAAGCATAAAGGGGAGACCGTCCTGCCTAACTTAGGCCTTGGCCCCTACCAGCTCTTCTATCAAAGCTACGCCCAGGTGAGGTAACTGTCCCTTCACCCAACACAGACCTCCCCCCACTGTGCCCAACTAAAATTCCCTCATTCTGTAGCCCGCCCTTAAAAAGCCTTTCCCACAGGCCTTCCCTGCCTGGAATCTCTTTCCTACCTAGATGCTTCTCAGAACTTCTGACACAGATTATTCCCGAGATTTCTTCTCTGGCTCCCCTACTATAGTCCTTCTTCAGACCAGAATTCTCACTACGTCAGAAAAATCCTCCTCACTCATCCCTACCATCACTTTCATTAAAGGCTGGAACCCCTCCCCCCACTTCTCCACTACAATAGTCAtctcctatttcttccttctttgataaTGATAtagacacacattcacacacacactgaaaCCACCAGCAGCCACAAAGGCCATCACCACCAAAACTGCCGCCAAAACTGCCACTAAAGCCACAACTGCTACTGCCACCAAAGCCACGCCATCACCATCAAAAATACCACCACAAAGTCATCACCATTAAAGCTACCAAAACCGCCACCAAAGCCACCACCGAAACCACAACTGCCACCACCACCAAAGCTGTCACCGCCACGCCACTGAAGTATCATCATCACTAAAACCACTACCACAAAAGCTGTCACCATCAAAGCCACCAAAACTACCACTGAAACCGCCACCAAAGCCACCGTCACCACCACCCAAACcacaccatcaccatcaccaccaaaaACAACATGACGACGCCTTACTCGTCCGGCATTCCTACCCTGGCATAAACTGTTTCTCTGAAGCCCAATCTCATTTTATGAACTTGCTTCAGCAGACCCTAGCTTCCTTACAACATTCCCGTACTACTACCGCTGATGGTCACACTCCTCTTACCAAACTTATTCTCTCTCGGAACCATTACCATCCTCTTCTATCCCACCAGGGACACTGGCTCACTCCAGTTTCTTGACCTTATCTGGTTTTTTCCCTTGAAACATTATCTCCCTaatcttccttttcagaccagTGACCACCCTCCCCACTCACTGCATGCCTCTCACCCTTTACCCACTCCGTTTAGACCttgctcctttctccttctctccagaTGATGTGTGGAAGTCCCAACCTTCAGGATTCCCAAGACCTCCACAGCCCTCCCGTTCTTCGAGTCCATGGACCCCTCAGCACTATCCCAACCTTTGCCAGAGTCTTCAGCTGCCCGCGTGGTACCCCGATGAACCCTGGTAGCCGCTGCCAACTCTGGTGATCTGCCTAACGATGCTTCCTGGCCATGAACCGAGCACTTAATTATGAAAACCAAGGTATCCATCACCTTCCTACTTCTAGAAATAAAGAAGGGGTCTGTCCTCTCTCCTCGTTGTCTTTCCCTATTTTGTGTCTATGTCCAAAATCCGTGGCAGAAAAATAGAGAGTGCTTtgcatggttaaaaaaaaaataatcccatgGGGCTCAGCTTTGagttctcacacaaataaaataaaggacagaaatatagatagatgCTGGTGTCTAATGACCAGTCATTGGATCGGAGAGATGAGCACTTATGGACACAAATGGGAGGGTGACAGCTGGGTAAGTAAGTCTTTGGCTCAAAGACAGCTCCCTTCAtttgttttgggggttttattactgttgctgctgcttccctccccatccccaaccTTCTGATCATCTCCATCACAGggcagaggaggagagagagggagggacatGGTGTCCCTGGCCCAGGGTGGTGATGTCCAGGGGGGTtagtggcagaaattaggcagtGGTTTTGGAAACAGATATACTCCACTTCCCAAGTACCATCTGAGGCTGAGGTTTAGGACCAGAGGGTGGGAGCTACAAGAAGCAGTGCAGACATCCCCTTGGGGGGGTCACCCTGGGGTCCGGGGAAATCAATAGGCAATCATGAAGCGGAGGTAGATGTCCAGCTCCTCATCCAGAAACCAGGCGATGACCTCTGCCTCCATGTCCCTCATAAAAAAACCAGGATGCTGGCGAGGTTGAAGCAAAAGGCCAGGTCAAAGAGGTGGTCTCGAACTGCTGTGTTCTCTTCTGCCTCCACCTCcacttctgcctcttcctcttctGAGGGCCCCATGGTCAGCAACTGTAGTATCTCTCCAATTGATGAAGCCACAAATTGCTCCTCTAGCTGTTCTTCACCCTCACCTAGAACCAGGGAAATGAGGAGGGATTCAAGGGTTGTTTCATGACCTCAATCATCTCTGACCTGATGCCTTCCCAAATCTGGCCTGAAATCAGAAGGGATGCATGATGGGATCATAAGGGGTGACCCACTATATTGCAGAGAGCCCTGGACTTGGGAGTCAAGAGAATGGCTTCCACATTGCCCCAGATACTTGTCAGCTATGTGAATATGGGCTAGTCATGGGGTTTCAGGTCCTCATCATTAAAATGGAACAATAATCCTTGCACTCCTACTTCGTGTATCCATGACAAAATTGCTTTATGAACCTCAAAGCAGCACAATCATATTATTATCACCACAGACCTGTTCTTGGCCAATCAGGCTGGctaattttcttttatctggACCTGTAAATACATATGGCCATAGAGTTCTAACCCTGGGGTAATAGGAAATCAGTAAGTGATCAGATGGGAAGCACTCCCTCCGTCCTTGTTCCCCTGGATACCCTCTGAATGCTCTACATGCATTGCTAAGCCCCCAACTCTGATACTATCATAGCCTGTCCTGTAGACCCTGACACACGGAGCTCCCACACTCCAGTAACAGCTCTCTCTGTCCCAATCCAGATAGCGGCCCCTTTCTCCAGGTCTCAGGCTGAGGTGTAGGGGGGCCCCCACAATCCCCCTTTTTGTTCCCCTGTTCCCTCACCTACTGGGGAGACCCCCTCTTCTTTTTGGCTCCTTCCATTCCCATTGGGGTCCCCAGTCTGGGGCTTCACTCCTTGAactagcagcagcaacagtaagAGGCAAACCAGGAGCGATGCCTGGTGGAGCTTGGGGCCCAGAGAAGTCATCAGCCCATTTACTGGCCCTCTGCCTAAGGGCCTCCACCTGCTCAGGGAGCAGCGGCCTGCCcctgccccttcccctccccctgcccctccCCAACACCCTTACTTTCCTGTCTGAAGAACCCGTGACCTCATGGACTCTATGATATCATAGTCTTAGCTCTACCTCCAGGTTCCAACCCCCGGCAGATTCTCATTTCCAAGGACAGAGAATAGCCATCAAAGGACAGCCTAGGTTTTCAGAGGCATCTAAGAGCTGGAAAGAGCTTCCTTCAGACTTCTATTCATCTTAGTGTGGGTGGAGGGAAGATTAGAAAAACTGAGATTCATCAGGAGGGAAGACAGAATTCTTAACTCAGCAGTTCTCTTTTTCTGAAACATCACTGGGAGATGAGGGAAAGGTCTTAGCtggaggagatgggggaggaCGTGGGGGACCCACCCAACCTGTGTATGCAGCATGCATTCTGAACCCACCTAAGGCTTATCACCCCGTCTTTCATTCTAACCTGAAGGCTTTATCCCTAACAATCTGAGGTTCCCACTCAATACTGAATTCTCTCCAGGAATGATTTATCCTCAGATATTCACAGATTAGGATAGCCTTGCATGAAGTATTTCTCACTATTCTCATaactaaggggaaaaaagcccttagcctggagaaaaaaatatttggaagccAATTATCCTGgattttttccaaaaagttcatGGTTAAGAAAGCAGAgggcagagaaaagagaaggaatggaAAGGGGCAATTATAGGGCAGGAAGGAGTCAGCTAGGGGATTAGCACTGTGGAATGTCTATAGACAGTCTTCCCTGGCATGAAATGGAGCATGCCGGGTGAATTGGGTATTTATCCCAAGTCTTTGCAGGGAGACTCACTCCCTCAGACTGCCTGCCACCAGTGATAGCACTGGCTAATTATCTGCTTTTGGAGGCCTCATCCCACCTAGAAAATCTGCATGAGTAGAAGTTTGGCAGGGAAGGGGATTAGGGTCTGGGCTGGAAAAAACTAGCTGAGAGGAAGGGCAGCCCTAGGCAAAGAATATTATTGACATTTGGGGcagtacaacttttttttttcctttattaaagctttctatttttcaaaacacatgcgtggacaattcttcaacattagtccttgcaaaaccttgtgtaacactccccccctttccccatgccctcccctagttggcaagtagtccaatacatgttaaacatgggagaaatatatgttaaatccaatgtatgcatacatatttatacaattattgggGAGCCCtatcacttttttctttattaaagctttttaatttttcaaaacatatatgtggacaattcttcagtattagcccttgcaaaaccttgtgtccaattttcttccctttccctcaagccctcccctagatagaacgtaatctaatatatgttaaacatgggagaaatatatgttaaatccaatatatgcacacatatttatacaattattgaaTAGCacactcactttttttctttattaaagctttttatttttcaaaacatatatgtggacaattcttcagcattagcccttgcaaaaccttgtgtccaatttccctccctttctcccaagccctcccctagatggcaagtaatctatgttaaacatgggagaaatatatgttaaatccaatatatgcacacatatttatacaattatcagtCAGCACAATCACTTTGCACAAGGACtcctgtagggaaaaaaaaaaaaaaaaaatcattcacccAGCTCACGTGCAGGTGCTTAGAGCAGCACATGCAGTTATCTGTATATTGATGGTCACAGAAATAAAGAGGTACAcctgggcacacacacacacatgagacTCCCTCCCCATCTAAGAGCagattaaggaaggaaggaaaagcttGGTGATTGGGTGAGAGTGGAAGGAGTCGCTTGTGGTTGCTGGGAGAAGTGGATAAAACTTGAGTGTCTCTATGGCCCTGATAACCCCAGCTCTGCACCCAGTGACCCTGCTGGAACAGGGAGCAGATACCTGGATGGAAAAATACTCAGGGCCCCTCCTGGCTCTAGTGGGGGGTGGGGCCTTCTAACTGCTTGACCGAAGGAGACTGCATCTTGTTTCCTTATGGGGTTCTGTGGGGCTGGGGAgtggggaagggatgggaaggaaataagcatgtGATTATTTGTCTAAGTTCTATACGTTATTTATAAGATTTATAGGTTATATCTcctttcatcttcacaacaatcttgagaaGTAGATATAACTATCATCCCCATTCTACAGTTGAGGATATTGAGGTAGGCAGAGGCTAAGGGACTGCCTAGAACCACAAGGCTAGTCAgggtttgaggccagatttgtccTGGGACCTTGGCTTCAGATCCAGCGCTCAATCCAGTGTCACCAGCTGAGTAGAAGAAAGGGGATCTAACCTCCTCTCCTCTGGTCTCCTCTCTTCCACTTCCTTGTCTCAAATCTGCTTAATTTCCCCCAAAGAGAAAAATGctaatttattctataaattttaaaaaaaagttctgggGCAAAACTAAAAGATTCTACACATCccgtttgtttgtttatttttttttccttataagcAGATAAACAAGTCTTGTTGCTTTGGGAAgaggagaataatgtcaaattaAGCAGATCAAGATTGGAaagggcagagaaaaaaaaatgcagcaaaATATCCCACTTCCACTCCCACCCCAACATCATTTCCCATCCCATTTAGGGCATGGGGCAATATGCCTCTGATGACAAGTGATCCTATAGATTAATGGGTTTGGAATGTGGCCcccagaattcaaatctactACTTTCCTCTGATTTGAGACACAAGTTACTTAGATCTGGTTTCTAACTGTAAAAATAAGAATGTTGACCTAAGTAATATCTTTTTCCtgctgaaacaattggggttaagtgacttgcccaacgtcacacagctaggaagtgttaagtatctaaggccacatttgaactctggtcctcctgacttcagggtggtgctctatccactgcacagaCTTAATTGATatctaaaaatcctttgatcttaTGATCAAGGTTATCATTCAACGATTGAGAGTATATCTAAATAAGGCTTGGGAGGTACTTGCGCAATGGTAACCAATGAAATtaataaggaagaggaaaaggagaagaaagggagagaattaaaaggtggagagaagggggaaggagaactGATCATAatgttacatttatttatttattattttattaaagatttttgtttataaaacagatgcatgggtaatttttcaacattgaccctcgcaaaatcttctgttccaaatttccccctacTTCCCCCCCACACTCTCCTCTAGAtggaaggtagtccaatacacAGATATCCTACATTTAGGTAGTAATTTTATAAATACAAGAGTTTATACATAATCATTCCATTTCATATTATGAGGTAGAAATCATGAAGTagcattattcctattttacagagaaagaaactgagattcaggaaGCTAAATTATTTACCCAAGCTCACACAGTGGCAAATCTGGAACTCCAATCCAACTCTACTCATGCCCTTTCCAATGAGAAGAGCAAagcaagaaaaggagaagaggggcACTATTCAAATGGCTGTCAAGTTAAAGAGAACATGAGactgcagtggataaagcaccagccctgaagtcagggttcaaatgtggtctcagacacttaacatttcctagctgtgtgaccctgggcaaatcacttaaccccaattgcctcagcaaaaaaaaattaaaaaagagtaCAAGAGACTCCTGACTGGCAAAGTTGTTCCAACACTACATATCTCCTCCTTTCCTCAGATGTACAAACTTCCTTATAGAAGAGGAAGTAGAGAGATGAAAATAAGGAAAGTGTCATTCAGAAGGTCAGTGCAAGATTTCGGAAAGAAGAGACAAATATCCTAATTTGCACGATGTGTATTCTTGTTTCCCACCTCCCTGGATTATGAGGACACTAGACCACAATGTCCTCAGTGCCCCAAACTCCTGGTTCACCTGTCCTGTGCGGCTCGGACCGACCTGGCCAGCCTCCTTCTGAGCCTGCTCCTCCCACTTTCTCCCAACCCCTCAAGGATTAATTTTATGGGCCTCATGTTTCCTTGGCAGGGGATCCTTACCTTTCCCGGCTCCTGCTTATCAATCCATCTACCCACCTCCTCCCAACCTTATCAGGGCCCTCCATCTCCTCAGGGCCCTCCATCTCCTCAGACTGGAAGTCCGTAAGGTTACAGTCCCCAACATTGGCTCAGCACCTAGcaaggtagaaaaaataaaagcccaCATTTCTTACTCTTC
Protein-coding sequences here:
- the LLCFC1 gene encoding sperm-egg fusion protein LLCFC1, which encodes MTSLGPKLHQASLLVCLLLLLLLVQGVKPQTGDPNGNGRSQKEEGVSPVGEGEEQLEEQFVASSIGEILQLLTMGPSEEEEAEVEVEAEENTAVRDHLFDLAFCFNLASILVFL